From one Pieris brassicae chromosome 5, ilPieBrab1.1, whole genome shotgun sequence genomic stretch:
- the LOC123709458 gene encoding uncharacterized protein LOC123709458: MFRSRLCSLLKTSFKFNSRKLSYKILKITPITFSALTTVSCDDQKQEVTEISNTDSLEHEFLIRQATTVNVNAATQLLTVTLVAIQDTSERLRDALTKEICLVKQAIEWGEDGTPAQHWDQLVAIRGALCDLNHNLRTLFSYMDYAEKLATVAAEISYLSGNTAASDAICERIDHANRSCNNQKKLTHDLQQECLELQQLAIINAPHLEEQLKPNDKKRN, from the exons ATGTTCCGGTCAAGATTGTGCAGTCTGCTCAAGacttcttttaaatttaacagtaGAAAATTGTCGTATAAAATACTCAAAATAACCCCAATCACATTTTCAGCCTTGACAACTGTATCTTGTGATGATCAAAAACAGGAGGTCACAGAAATTAGTAATACAGACAGTTTAGAGCATGAGTTTTTGATAAGACAAGCTACTACAGTGAATGTGAATGCGGCAACTCAACTTCTAACAGTTACTTTAGTTGCAATTCAAGACACTAGCGAGAG ATTAAGAGATGCattaacaaaagaaatatgtCTCGTAAAGCAAGCCATAGAGTGGGGGGAGGATGGAACACCTGCTCAACATTGGGATCAGCTTGTAGCCATTCGTGGGGCATTATGTGATCTTAATCATAATCTTAGAACATTATTta GTTATATGGACTATGCTGAAAAATTGGCAACTGTAGCTGCAGAAATCTCCTATTTATCTGGAAACACTGCAGCCTCTGACGCAATATGTGAACGGATTGATCATGCTAATAG GTCTTGCAACAACCAGAAGAAACTGACACATGACCTGCAACAAGAGTGTTTGGAGTTACAACAGTTAGCAATAATAAATGCTCCTCATTTAGAAGAACAATTAAAACCAAATGATAAAaaacgaaattaa
- the LOC123709457 gene encoding E3 ubiquitin-protein ligase arkadia-C-like: MSEKRSDNEQNSSAWDIPGPSSLAAILDTVNTSEAVETTQRTDEMECETLFAESDDDLELLPASSNVTTEQNVNKGKVISSNCINSTSANQSNYGTSPSSLSYPNTAHTPVPHEYQPLPDSSSSFDFSRINPDSTVNPQSNLQYRSKPLESSVYYPTYNIQWPQPRGEFVVAPYSNSTVLPLNYTVASNTQPVQETTSQERYEHVQPRLRNMYVPERRPQGAPTNNLERPSRMLNISPRRRLSKENQGNFIEVSSEEEDSMSVPRKKQCEGTTGPKPTPSCIEPSHSTLYNHVNTSRVDIKQEPLETSTSRQKHIEQPENTFRHRPTNQQISGPQHSCQNMYSHVKQETPPVSNSNHSCSHNQPNQVSATPSYYNFHNGSHHHHHHHHHHHHRNQVKNVPPTVKEEPGLPIVTNIKTENTQNLEASSSNIGNIKIEAVERSAVKLENKDSGRVESNITVKSEGQRCCVDAAGDRRLKEKSPQPGTSSGRNFPQAGSSATTSNQEHQEPSRGVPPANNLPGVLYAPDLQLDWVSDSSSDDDVQVLGEEQRDREVIDLTSSPNRSDNQDDTSNSATVGSVRSPRPLFESVPHRDPPLCHTAPVPCHAHLVRTRVRCMLPCRGCCCAQQPTHAHSHPAHPAHTTHPHAAHLHHVVPPHAHLSERRCDAMPAAPPYLVHARLWHRQQHILEMQRRIMGNMNPDVIGSAPPHYIPRPVPMPAFPDPLESDIEVPLLVDGHLHHHMHHYLQMRPPHLHISIQPSVVQGSQEGLAAAAAILQVQEARREFRGASRAVIERNTYRHAYARPAPHHQDEKCTICLSVFEVESDCRRLPCMHLFHMECVDQWLGTNKHCPICRVDIETHLSKDASF; this comes from the exons ATGAGTGAAAAAAGGAGTGATAATGAACAAAATAGCTCTGCATGGGACATTCCTGGCCCTTCGTCTCTAGCAGCTATTCTCGACACTGTTAATACGTCGGAAGCCGTGGAGACTACACaaagaactg ATGAAATGGAATGTGAAACACTTTTTGCTGAAAGTGATGATGATTTAGAATTACTTCCTGCTTCGTCAAATGTAACCACTGAACAAAATGTCAATAAAGGAAAAGTAATATCATCAAACTGTATCAATTCTACGTCTGCTAATCAGAGTAATTATGGAACAAGTCCTTCATCTCTCTCATATCCTAACACAGCCCATACACCTGTTCCACATGAGTATCAACCTCTCCCAGATAGTTCGAGCTCTTTCGATTTTTCAAGGATTAATCCAGATAGCACTGTGAACCCACAGTCAAACTTACAATACAGATCAAAACCTCTAGAAAGTTCTGTCTATTATCCTACCTATAACATCCAGTGGCCACAACCGAGGGGAGAATTTGTTGTGGCACCATACTCTAATAGCACGGTTTTACCTTTAAACTATACAGTAGCATCTAACACTCAGCCAGTACAAGAAACAACTTCTCAAGAAAGGTATGAACATGTGCAACCTAGATTGAGGAATATGTATGTGCCAGAAAGAAGGCCACAAGGTGCTCCTACTAATAATTTGGAGCGGCCTAGtagaatgttaaatatttcacCTAGAAGAAGACTATCTAAAGAGAATCAGGgaaattttattgaagttaGTTCAGAAGAAGAAGATTCTATGTCAGTTCcaagaaaaaaacaatgtgAAGGTACTACTGGGCCAAAACCAACACCTAGTTGCATAGAGCCATCTCACTCTACCCTTTATAACCATGTGAATACTTCGAGGGTTGATATAAAACAAGAGCCATTAGAGACCTCCACTTCTAGGCAAAAACACATAGAACAACCTGAAAATACATTCAGACATAGACCTACTAACCAACAAATTTCAGGGCCACAGCACAGCTgtcaaaatatgtattctCATGTAAAACAAGAAACTCCACCAGTTTCCAATAGTAATCACAGCTGTAGTCATAATCAACCAAATCAAGTATCAGCAACACCAAGCTATTATAACTTTCATAATGGATCTCACCACCACCATCATCACCATCACCACCACCATCACAGAAACCAGGTTAAAAATGTACCACCCACTGTTAAAGAAGAACCAGGTCTGCCTATAGtgacaaatataaaaacagagAATACACAAAATCTTGAGGCTAGTTCATCAAATataggtaatattaaaattgaagcTGTTGAAAGATCAGCTGTGAAATTAGAGAACAAAGATAGCGGAAGGGTTGAAAGTAACATTACAGTTAAATCTGAAGGACAGAGATGCTGTGTTGATGCAGCAGGAGATAGGAGACTAAAGGAAAAATCCCCACAACCAGGAACTAGTTCAGGAAGAAACTTTCCCCAGGCTGGTAGCTCTGCAACAACTTCTAATCag GAACATCAAGAACCATCAAGAGGCGTTCCACCAGCAAATAATTTACCTGGTGTTTTGTATGCACCTGACTTACAACTGGATTGGGTATCAGATTCAAGTTCAGATGATGATGTCCAAGTGTTGGGTGAAGAACAGAGAGAT CGTGAAGTCATAGACCTGACGAGCTCTCCTAACAGGAGTGATAACCAGGACGACACAAGCAATAGTGCCACAGTGGGCTCTGTTCGGTCTCCAAGACCTTTATTTGAGTCAGTGCCACATCGGGATCCGCCATTGTGTCACACTGCCCCAGTACCCTGTCATGCACACTTAGTTAGAACAAG gGTGAGATGTATGCTGCCGTGCCGCGGGTGTTGTTGTGCTCAGCAGCCGACGCACGCGCACTCCCATCCTGCTCATCCAGCTCATACTACGCACCCACACGCTGCCCATCTCCATCATGTAGTGCCGCCACATGCGCACC ttAGCGAACGCCGTTGCGATGCAATGCCGGCAGCGCCTCCATACTTGGTCCATGCAAGGTTGTGGCATCGACAACAACATATCCTT gAGATGCAGCGCCGCATAATGGGCAATATGAACCCGGATGTGATTGGGTCAGCGCCCCCACATTATATTCCTAGACCCGTACCTATGCCGGcg TTCCCAGATCCTTTGGAGTCGGATATAGAAGTGCCCTTATTGGT GGATGGCCATCTCCATCACCACATGCACCATTACCTTCAAATGCGGCCTCCGCACCTTCATATATCGATTCAGCCTTCTGTTGTG CAGGGCAGTCAAGAGGGCCTTGCGGCAGCGGCGGCCATCCTTCAGGTGCAGGAGGCCAGGCGGGAGTTCCGAGGGGCTTCGAGGGCCGTCATAGAACGAAACACGTACAGGCATGCGTACGCCCGTCCAGCGCCACACCATCAAGACGAAAAGTGCACTATTTGTCTGTCTGTGTTTGAAGTCGAGTCGGATTGCAG ACGGCTTCCTTGCATGCATCTATTTCACATGGAATGTGTGGACCAATGGCTTGGAACAAACAAACACTGTCCCATTTGTCGAGTGGATATTGAGACACATCTCAGCAAGGATGCATCCTTTTAA
- the LOC123709772 gene encoding riboflavin kinase: protein MSHLPFFIKGEVVKGFGRGSKDLGCPTANFSREVIKCLPKDFKSGVYCGWAQVDSQPVYKMVVNIGWCPVYQNEDMSVETHIMHEFESDFYGSTLKICITEYLRPEMNFTSLDGLIKQISVDINNAHQKLALPEFVKLKSHEFFSNDNN, encoded by the exons ATGTCTCATTTGccgttttttataaaagggGAAGTAGTAAAAGGATTTGGAAGGGGTTCAAAAGACCTTGGATGTCCAACAG CAAATTTTTCTCGTGAAGTTATTAAATGCCTGccaaaagattttaaaagtgGTGTATATTGTGGATGGGCACAAGTGGACTCACAACCAGTCTATAAAATGGTTGTAAATATTGGATGGTGTCCTGTTTATCAAAATGAGGACATGTCTGtg gAGACACATATCATGCATGAATTTGAGAGTGACTTCTACGGATCAACTCTAAAAATTTGTATAACAGAATATTTGAGACCAGAAATGAATTTTACCTCTCTAGAtggtttaataaaacaaattagtgTGGATATAAATAATGCACATCAGAAGCTAGCATTACCAGAGTTTGTCAAACTCAAGAGCCATGAGTTTTTTagcaatgataataattag
- the LOC123709729 gene encoding 40S ribosomal protein S27, translating into MPLAIDLLHPSPASERRKHKLKRLVPHPNSYFMDVKCPGCYKITTVFSHAQRVVVCAGCSTILCQPTGGRARLTEGCSFRRKQH; encoded by the exons CTCGCAATTGACTTATTGCACCCATCCCCAGCGTCGGAGAGAAGGAAGCACAAGCTTAAAAGGCTAGTGCCCCACCCTAACTCATATTTCATGGATGTGAAGTGCCCTGGATGTTACAAAATTACCACTGTATTCAGCCATGCACAGAGAGTCGTCGTTTGCGCAGGATGCTCAACGATTCTTTGCCAGCCCACAGGTGGTCGTGCGAGACTAACTGaag gGTGTTCATTTAGAAGAAAACAACACTAA